A region of Theileria annulata chromosome 2, complete sequence, *** SEQUENCING IN PROGRESS *** DNA encodes the following proteins:
- a CDS encoding uncharacterized protein (chr2.C.cand.202 - membrane protein, putative;~5 probable transmembrane helices predicted for TA13940 by TMHMM2.0 at aa 81-103, 143-165, 559-581, 641-663 and 705-727), whose product MQPNGSAPLEDTSSAVPCTVSVAIDNKTLTINYGDNKCIEITLGDSDSITKAGTAVPYGHILTESFDMSKVHWPEIISPTLMVIVVIVFLIATIFPPVIIAVLRLRAPAWSPQHNLGGRWGLWTKYDYAPDWNKPSETTTVHAYLWHFFDLLMDIKISLAVVFIYSLQFGTTQSWDGYDTTRNTSLDFKVTLNATSGSNTFASSGSIKITVGAADFATLTGTNVQVTNIGGTIKKYIDSNKPPDPSNLQPITNTSDPLNKGTKLEIDATGSISSITAEVTIKGDLTVSSTDQKLGSSALTLGGSEGLGGTITPQDSGTKVTIKNTSTITLTRKALTAIQSLTQNAVTLDKTGGGQFTSKATITITRGEDNKTDYNFTALTVTTNLEINITQGTIKNATNTLQTTSPELDKDDVLELNATGTITKPVGTTGDVKLAGTIVVTSDKKQIGSSLTITGGPSGGVGGTLNLTNQTKTDTIPAHVTISSSTLTIDKAAYDTLKSAGAVTPDSLKIGASDSKVRIPANATGGAKEAGLANEPSFKKYWHLFPPNYYDEDFPYWTSIFPALMVLLIATIFPPMIVVILQKEAKTHSPKYYMGWGDGNLRYWHLVDLLLDTQEAKVKEATYTPPTGAPYKYIVKDPKTNITYTFTTTAQLTSGAATITVTVDYGHIFAEGFGDLEDVKTSKHVEQESEPEKCNEDAENQSDNLVHAWIWHFFVILVVVDCCLWLLS is encoded by the exons ATGCAGCCTAATGGTAGTGCTCCTCTTGAGGATACTAGTAGTGCTGTTCCTTGTACTGTCAGTGTGGCcattgataataaaactCTTACTATTAACTATGGTGATAATAAGTGTATTGAAATTACTCTTGGTGATAGTGATAGTATTACAAAAGCTGGTACTGCTGTTCCTTATGGTCACATACTTACTGAAAGTTTTGATATGAGTAAAGTTCACTGGCCAGAGATAATTTCTCCCACACTCATGGTTATTGTTGTCATTGTATTTCTGATAGCCACAATATTTCCACCAGTAATAATTGCTGTTCTTAGATTAAGGGCACCGGCTTGGTCACCTCAGCACAACTTAGGAGGTCGTTGGGGGCTATGGACAAAATACGATTATGCTCCTGATTGGAATAAACCATCTGAAACTACTACTGTCCATGCTTACCTATGGCACTTCTTTGATCTGTTAATGGACATTAAGATCTCTCTAGCTGTTGTATTCATCTACTCACTTCA ATTCGGTACTACCCAATCTTGGGATGGCTACGACACTACTCGTAATACTAGTCTTGACTTTAAAGTTACTCTCAATGCCACTAGTGGTAGTAATACTTTTGCTTCTAGTGGttctataaaaattactgTAGGTGCTGCTGATTTTGCAACACTCACTGGTACTAATGTTCAAGTCACTAATATAGGTGGTACTATCAAGAAGTACATAGATAGCAATAAGCCTCCTGATCCTAGTAATCTCCAACCAATCACAAACACTAGTGATCCACTCAATAAGGGTACTAAGTTAGAAATCGATGCCACTGGTTCCATCTCTAGTATTACTGCAGAAGTTACCATTAAAGGTGATCTAACTGTATCCTCCACTGATCAGAAACTTGGCTCCTCTGCACTCACCCTAGGTGGTAGTGAAGGTCTAGGTGGAACCATAACACCCCAAGATTCTGGCACCAAAGTCACAATCAAGAATACTAGTACTATCACACTGACAAGGAAGGCTCTGACTGCCATTCAGTCTCTCACTCAGAATGCCGTCACTCTCGATAAAACTGGTGGTGGTCAATTTACGTCTAAGGCCACAATCACTATAACTCGTGGTGAAGACAATAAAACAGATTACAACTTCACAGCGCTCACTGTCACTACTAATCTTGAAATCAACATCACTCAGGGAACCATCAAAAATGCCACTAATACTCTCCAAACCACTAGTCCTGAACTCGATAAGGATGATGTTCTAGAGCTTAATGCCACTGGCACAATCACAAAACCTGTTGGCACTACAGGTGATGTTAAACTTGCAGGTACTATAGTGGTCACATCagataaaaaacaaattgGTTCCAGTCTCACCATCACTGGAGGTCCCAGCGGTGGTGTAGGTGGAACCCTAAATCTCACTAATCAAACTAAAACTGACACTATTCCTGCACATGTCACAATCAGTAGTAGTACTCTCACAATCGATAAAGCTGCCTACGACACTCTCAAGTCAGCTGGTGCTGTGACTCCTGATTCTCTTAAGATTGGTGCAAGTGATAGTAAAGTTCGTATTCCTGCTAATGCTACAGGTGGTGCTAAAGAAGCTGGTCTCGCTAATGAACCGAGTTTTAAGAAGTACTGGCATTTATTTCCTCCTAACTATTATGACGAGGATTTTCCTTACTGGACATCTATATTTCCTGCACTCATGGTACTTCTGATAGCTACAATATTTCCACCAATGATAGTGGTTATACTCCAAAAAGAAGCTAAAACACATTCTCCGAAATACTATATGGGTTGGGGAGATGGAAATCTTCGTTACTGGCACTTAGTTGATTTGTTGctt GATACTCAGGAGGCTAAGGTTAAGGAAGCTACTTATACTCCTCCTACTGGTGCTCCTTATAAGTATATTGTTAAGGATCCTAAAACTAATATAACTTATACTTTTACAACTACTGCTCAGCTTACTAGTGGTGCTGCTACTATAACTGTTACTGTTGATTATGGTCATATATTTGCTGAAGGATTCGGTGATCTTGAAGATGTCAAGACATCCAAACACGTAGAACAAGAATCAGAACCAGAAAAATGCAACGAAGATGCTGAAAATCAATCTGATAATCTTGTTCATGCTTGGATATGGCACTTCTTTGTTATCCTAGTTGTTGTGGACTGTTGCTTATGGCTACTATCGTGA
- a CDS encoding uncharacterized protein (chr2.cand.314 - hypothetical protein, signal peptide, apicoplast targetting sequence;~hypothetical apicoplast protein) — protein MKRIIIYIIILKYIKCVESLRRFGFVNLIPNQINSLTQINTKSLIRTKLLNKYNKLNYKNIFAKNSQYENCLSDDLFDCPGFNHIFNQSYVFSGEFEDLGVNNLLSRELDYRKYSLESHKGLKKFMAVVLSAVAVGALYKFATFLKDIIEQQVIDLVSPVTV, from the exons atgaaaagaataataatttatataataatattgaaatatataaaatgtgtagaatCATTAAGAAGATTTGgatttgtaaatttaatacctaatcaaataaattctttaacacaaattaatacaaaatcattaattagaacaaaattattaaataaatataataaattgaattataaaaatatttttgcTAAAAATTCACAATATGAAAATTGTCTATCTGATGATCTATTTGATTGTCCTGGATTCaatcatatttttaatcaatc ATATGTATTTTCTGGAGAATTTGAAGATTTGGGtgtgaataatttattatctcGTGAATTGGATTATAGGAAATATTCACTTGAATCTCATAAAGGTTTAAAGAAGTTTATGGCAGTTGTACTTTCAGCTGTAGCTGTAGGAGCACTTTATAAATTTGCTACATTTCTAAAAGATATTATAGAACAACAAGTTATTGATTTGGTATctcccgttacggtgtga
- a CDS encoding uncharacterized protein (1 probable transmembrane helix predicted for TA13930 by TMHMM2.0 at aa 19-41;~Signal anchor predicted for TA13930 by SignalP 2.0 HMM (Signal peptide probability 0.001, signal anchor probability 0.979) with cleavage site probability 0.000 between residues 40 and 41), producing the protein MELLKYYNRIKRFDKRSGFFTLGIPSLTVMLSIIITGTFLIDKQLELKYLREQSVTSREQTLKEEHEEMIKMLNKVIPTQNLNNSIPIPQSD; encoded by the coding sequence atggaattattgaaatattataatagaataaaaagATTTGATAAGAGAAGTGGTTTTTTTACACTTGGTATACCAAGTTTAACAGTTATGttaagtataataattactGGTACATTTCTTATTGATAAACAACTTgaattgaaatatttaagaGAACAAAGTGTAACTTCAAGAGAACAAACTTTAAAAGAAGAACATGAAGAAATgattaaaatgttaaataaaGTCATTCCAAcacaaaatttaaataattctatacCAATACCACAATCTGATTAA
- a CDS encoding uncharacterized protein (chr2.C.cand.203 - score = 10.91), producing MEQFINIKLQYITSIFPYSFIGEVINSYENWNNKYVIGFIGMNSRIINDIIELQPINQVSILPNDIKIDTKIIVNNLKPLITSLLCKF from the exons ATGgaacaatttattaatattaaattacaatatattacatCAATATTTCCATATTCATTCATAG gagaagtaataaattcatatgaaaattggaataataaatatgttatag GATTTATTGGAATGAATAgtagaataataaatgatataataGAATTACAACCAATAAATCAAGTATCAATTTTACcaaatgatattaaaattgatactaaaattattgttaataatCTTAAACCATTAATAACATCattattatgtaaattttag
- a CDS encoding uncharacterized protein (GPI-Anchor Signal predicted for TA13920 by DGPI v2.04, no cleavage site predicted) — translation MKITSGYGASAILILDGTIEAFSTNQVTLHRQILLSTGIGGRIVWCNEIEQIDPCECKCLYSKGISLSFFNPKSIFNTNSYQGIIQHSILLFLKHINTLYLSN, via the exons atgaaaataacaAGTGGATATGGAGCTAGTGctatattaatattagatgGTACAATTGAAGCATTTTCTACTAATCAAGTAACATTACATAgacaaattttattatcaacag GAATTGGTGGTAGAATAGTTTGGTGTAATGAAATAGAACAAATAGATCCATGTGAATGTAAATGTTTATATTCAAAAGGAATttcattatcattttttaatccTAAATCTATCTTCAATACCAATTCTTATCAAGGAATTATACAACAttctattttattatttttaaaacatattaatacattatatctttcaaattaa
- a CDS encoding uncharacterized protein (chr2.cand.313 - hypothetical protein): MDFIDSTYFNNTHTNTIPPPNGATTNTVNTKESPYGVKETPYGDKVVPFGGGRGASTVMENITSPNKFNIDDGISGYENIYNSIEIIDIPEIKSKFNNTYTPVTVTRPTDTSSYDTEYTTNTNTTGSIPRILSTHNLTSTKGAVGPNTVTDTVMDENYIVAITGNTNRNTKQFTINTTKEATVTKDMENMDMDMFDSIDTVDSLNRVDSFDRVDILSTKGTMGKGANSMGMECTMGTTNTMSRCSSMSRVDSRSTISRISSMSRINSMSNMIDGMKNMKKEMSKVVKTGFNKRVSSKHFFEIDSISRYGDRSNNSPKINILTSTNSILTSSNSPKSNILTNSTSTSKFNTLNTFSTNNTMGKGANSMVTECTTNNNTTVRDSMETPWGVKEAPFGAVGSGPDTVTENLKLIDPKNDIRRIPSFYDLEQVEIHCQNSLKSTESLKRVGSKDSFEYLLFGNSQEYISILPTTDTEVYNKFNSHLKLDRFLLFGFHFNKLLNSISWLASIQLSCKSFNSVTVSGTTATEGTEGTSIDTIDSTFVPNSSSSTNSIPRILSTHNLPNTSNSTNSTKGVGVDNKVDPFGVSTNTKVDPFGVSTNTKVDPFGVGGGPDTVTDMESNIEMNFRRKFNTFQKSSSTPTFTNFNIH, translated from the coding sequence atggattttattgattcaacatattttaataatacacatactaatactattcCTCCTCCAAATGGAgctactactaatactgTTAATACTAAGGAATCCCCTTACGGGGTTAAGGAAACCCCTTACGGGGATAAGGTAGTACCTTTCGGTGGTGGCCgtggagcaagcaccgtaatggagAATATTACTTCAcctaataaattcaatataGATGATGGAATAAGTGgatatgaaaatatatataattcaaTAGAAATCATAGATATACCAGAAATAAAATctaaattcaataatacATATACTCCCGTAACGGTGACACGTCCCACGGATACCAGTTCCTACGATACGGAgtatactactaatactaatactactgGTAGTATTCCTAGAATACTTAGTACTCATAATCTAACTAGTACTAAGGGTGCCGTTGGACCAAACACCGTAACagacaccgtaatggatgaaaattatattgttgCTATTACTGGTAATACTAATCGAAATACTAAACAATTTACTATAAATACTACTAAAGAAGCTACTGTTACTAAAGATATGGAAAATATGGATATGGATATGTTTGATAGTATAGATACGGTGGATAGTTTAAATAGAGTTGATAGTTTTGATCGAGTAGATATTCTTAGTACCAAGggtactatgggaaagggagctaattctatgggtatggagtgtactatgggtactactaatactatgAGTAGGTGTAGTAGTATGAGTAGAGTGGACAGTAGgagtactattagtagAATAAGTAGTATGAGTAGAATAAATAGTATGAGTAATATGATTGATGGTATGAAGAATATGAAGAAAGAAATGAGTAAAGTTGTTAAAACTGGATTTAATAAACGTGTTTCTAGTAAACATTTTTTTGAAATTGATAGTATTTCACGTTACGGTGACAGGTCCAACAATAGCCCCAAAATTAATATCCTCACCAGTACCAACAGTATCCTTACTAGTAGTAACAGTCCCAAAAGTAATATCCTCACCAATAGTACCAGTACTAGTAAGTTCAATACTCTTAACACTTTtagtactaataatactatgggaaagggagctaattctatggttacagagtgtactactaataataatactactgTTAGGGATAGTATGGAAACCCCTTGGGGGGTTAAGGAAGCCCCTTTCGGGGCTGTTGGCAGTGGAcctgacaccgtaacggagaATCTAAAACTAATAGATCcaaaaaatgatataagAAGAATACCATCATTTTATGATTTAGAACAAGTAGAAATACATTGtcaaaattcattaaaatcaaCAGAATCATTGAAAAGAGTTGGTTCGAAAGATTCATTTGAATATCTTTTATTTGGTAATTCACaagaatatatttcaattttacCAACAACTGATACTGaagtttataataaattcaattcacatttaaaattagatcgttttctattatttggattccatttcaataaattactCAATTCTATTTCATGGTTAGCATCAATACAACTTAGTTGTAAATCTTTTaactccgttacggtgtcaggTACTACGGCAACTGAAGGTACTGAAGGTACTAGTATTGATACTATAGACAGTACATTTGTACCtaatagtagtagtagtactaatagtatACCTAGAATACTTAGTACTCATAATCTACCTAATACtagtaatagtactaatagtactaaggGAGTTGGTGTGGATAATAAGGTAGACCCTTTCGGGGttagtactaatactaaggtAGACCCTTTCGGGGttagtactaatactaaggtAGACCCTTTCGGGGTTGGTGGTGGAccagacaccgtaacggatATGGAAAGTAATATAGAAATGAATTTTAGAAGAAAGTTTAATACATTTCAAAAATCATCTTCTACACCAACATtcactaattttaatatacattaa